DNA from bacterium:
TCTCAGATAAAATGCGCGGTCAACATCTACCAGGGGCCCAACGCCTCCTGGCAGGATGCCCTGGTCTACGCCGATTTCCTGAGGGCCGAGATGGCCAAGACCGGCCGCTTCAGCATCACCCCCAAGGACCGGATGCAGGAACTGCTGGCCCGGAAGAACCTGGCCCAGACCTATTGTCTGGAGCCGGTCTGCGCCGCCCAGCTGGGGCAGGCTTTGAACGTCAAACAAATGCTGGTGGGCCAGATCGACAGGACCGGGGCCGGTTATTATGTCAAGGTCATCCTGGTGGACCCGGCCACCGGCCAGCAGTTAAGGGTTGATCAGGACCAGGGAGTTGACCTGACGGCCATCTGCGCTTCGGCCGGGGAGCTGGCCAAGCGCCTGCTGATACAATAGGACAGAGATTAGCTCTATTCCTATCCACAGATTAACGCAGATTATAATTACCATTTTCATTCTCGGACAATCCAAATCATATATAAAAATCTGTGAAAATCTGTAAAATCTGCGGATGGAAAATATTTCACATTAACAATATGAGCACATCTTGACATGATCTATCCCGACCGCAAAGGCTTTCCCATCATCCTCTCGGCCCCCTCCGGGGCCGGCAAGACCTCGCTCTGCCGGGGCATTGTGACCCTGCATCCCGAGATATACTATTCCATCTCTGTCACCTCCCGGCCGCCCCGGGCGGGCGAAAGGGACGGCCAGGATTACCATTTCGTCCCGGCCAAGGAATTTGAGCAGATGCTGGAGGAGGGCCGGCTGCTGGAATGGGCCATGGTCCACGAGAATTACTACGGCACCCCCCGCAAGCAGATCGACGACAAGCTGAACGCCGGCCAGGACGTGATCATGGACATCGACACGGTGGGGGCCCGGGCCATCAAGAAGCTCTATCCCCAGGCGGTCACCATCTTCGTGCTGCCGCCGACCTTTGAGGAACTGAAGATCCGCTTGAAGGGCCGGGCCACCGACCCCGAGGAAGTGATAAACAAGCGGCTGAACCGGGCCAAGCTGGAGATGCAGGAGATCGGGGATTTTGAATACTGGCTGATCAACGACAAGTTCGAGCAGACGGTGAAAACCGTGACCGCCATCATCGAAGCCGAGCGTTGCAAGCTGATCCGCTACAACCGGGACGAAGTGGTCAACGTGATAAAGTGATTTCTTTTTACCGGGGCAGACAGGATTAACATGATTGATACCGAATATTTTTTCCCCAGTACGGTCAGATTGCACGCTGACTTCAACTAACATCAGAAAGCAAATTAATAGCAAACATATAAACGGAGGGACAACCATGGGTTTCATACCGATCGACGAGATCTCCAAGGGGCTGGAGAACAAATACATCGCGGTGCTGGTGGCGGCCCGCGAAGCCAGGCGCCTGCACGAAATGCGCCGGATGTCATCCCAGGAGATGGAGATCAAGCCGATCACCATGGCCCTGGAACGGATGCGCGACGGACAGGTGATCTTCCAGCATACATGAGCTCCGGCAAAAAAATACTTTTGGGCGTTACCGGCAGCATAGCGGCCTACAAGG
Protein-coding regions in this window:
- the gmk gene encoding guanylate kinase translates to MIYPDRKGFPIILSAPSGAGKTSLCRGIVTLHPEIYYSISVTSRPPRAGERDGQDYHFVPAKEFEQMLEEGRLLEWAMVHENYYGTPRKQIDDKLNAGQDVIMDIDTVGARAIKKLYPQAVTIFVLPPTFEELKIRLKGRATDPEEVINKRLNRAKLEMQEIGDFEYWLINDKFEQTVKTVTAIIEAERCKLIRYNRDEVVNVIK
- the rpoZ gene encoding DNA-directed RNA polymerase subunit omega is translated as MGFIPIDEISKGLENKYIAVLVAAREARRLHEMRRMSSQEMEIKPITMALERMRDGQVIFQHT